One genomic region from Pontibaca methylaminivorans encodes:
- the hutX gene encoding heme utilization cystosolic carrier protein HutX, with product MTKDAIRAAIAENPTGALEDIAEKAGVTPLAVLDALPEGEVVSLSGELFTEVMEDITRWGEITFIVNTPNIIFEVKAPVGPGEVGHGMFNLHDKAIGGHIHYRKCARIAFVRRRFFSMDTASVQFYAHDGSCMFKIYLGRDGNKALKPDQIAAMDALQARLLEGAAA from the coding sequence ATGACAAAGGATGCCATCCGCGCCGCCATCGCCGAAAATCCCACCGGCGCCCTCGAAGACATTGCCGAAAAGGCCGGGGTGACGCCGCTCGCCGTCCTCGACGCCCTGCCCGAGGGCGAGGTGGTCAGCCTCTCCGGCGAATTGTTCACCGAGGTGATGGAGGACATCACCCGCTGGGGCGAGATCACCTTCATCGTCAACACCCCCAACATCATCTTCGAGGTCAAGGCCCCGGTCGGTCCCGGCGAGGTCGGCCACGGCATGTTCAACCTGCATGACAAGGCCATCGGCGGCCATATCCATTACCGGAAATGCGCCCGCATCGCCTTCGTGCGGCGCAGGTTCTTCAGCATGGACACGGCCTCGGTGCAGTTCTACGCCCATGACGGTAGCTGCATGTTCAAGATCTACCTGGGCCGGGACGGGAACAAGGCGCTGAAACCCGACCAGATCGCCGCCATGGACGCGCTGCAGGCGCGGCTGCTGGAAGGTGCCGCGGCATGA
- a CDS encoding Vgb family protein, giving the protein MPFLLRVPVPAVALATLLASGVSADTVFDAPADFVGRIMFSGPQRSAIYPGSKVEVTGSGFAPQQRVTLQRGQGLLSSPDLQADAEGGFTFSFDLPTDAVVGQHPVVVLADDPDSAAVTPLKVSPQVPLAGADDYETKAVKVTPGVYQVAHSANNDTVFVASAVGRPPEGSSSIAKLDAATLEVLAQTDPGDFGAFGIGVDDANDTVWVTNTRHNAVAVYTQGDLSLIKQFETDTVEKPRDVVIDETRGRAYVSTHRNRIESFDTETLEKLDGFELQSEQRGESFAAMSLALDQVGGQLYTVSLRTPEAARIDLDSGEVTIFALPGVKNPSGVDIDPRTGRIFVASQGSDNVIAINGESGQLLFDTRVGAGPLNIAFDVVSGQLFVASRASDTITVLDGSSGKIRANLDGGPFPNHLIVTPDGTVFSVNKARGQDDSNGDRLSRIAPDT; this is encoded by the coding sequence ATGCCTTTTCTCCTTCGTGTTCCCGTTCCCGCAGTGGCATTGGCGACCCTTCTGGCTTCGGGGGTCAGCGCTGACACCGTCTTCGATGCGCCCGCCGATTTTGTGGGTCGGATAATGTTCTCCGGTCCACAGCGCAGTGCGATTTATCCCGGAAGCAAGGTCGAAGTCACAGGCTCGGGCTTTGCTCCCCAGCAACGGGTCACGCTTCAGCGTGGCCAAGGCCTGCTATCGTCGCCGGATTTGCAGGCCGACGCTGAGGGCGGCTTTACCTTCAGCTTTGATCTTCCCACGGATGCCGTGGTCGGTCAGCATCCGGTCGTGGTGCTGGCGGACGATCCCGATTCTGCCGCAGTGACGCCGCTGAAGGTTTCACCGCAGGTGCCGCTAGCGGGAGCCGATGATTATGAGACCAAGGCGGTCAAGGTCACGCCTGGCGTCTATCAAGTCGCGCACAGCGCCAATAATGATACGGTGTTTGTCGCCTCGGCCGTGGGTCGTCCGCCCGAGGGCTCGTCCAGCATTGCCAAGCTGGACGCCGCCACGCTTGAAGTTCTCGCACAGACCGACCCCGGTGACTTTGGCGCCTTCGGGATCGGCGTGGACGATGCAAACGATACTGTCTGGGTGACAAATACCCGGCACAACGCCGTAGCGGTCTATACCCAGGGAGACCTGTCCCTGATCAAGCAGTTCGAGACTGACACAGTCGAGAAACCGCGTGATGTGGTAATCGATGAGACCAGAGGCCGCGCTTATGTCAGCACCCACCGCAATCGGATCGAGAGCTTCGACACAGAAACGCTGGAAAAGCTGGATGGGTTTGAGCTGCAGTCTGAGCAACGTGGCGAGAGCTTCGCGGCCATGAGTCTGGCTCTGGATCAGGTTGGGGGGCAGCTCTATACGGTTTCGCTGCGCACGCCTGAGGCGGCGCGGATCGACCTGGATTCGGGCGAGGTGACGATTTTTGCTCTGCCAGGCGTAAAAAACCCATCCGGTGTAGATATAGATCCGCGGACCGGACGCATCTTCGTAGCCTCGCAAGGAAGCGATAACGTAATCGCCATCAACGGCGAAAGCGGACAGCTTCTGTTTGACACGCGGGTCGGGGCGGGCCCACTGAATATCGCCTTTGACGTGGTTAGCGGTCAGCTGTTCGTCGCCAGCCGCGCTTCGGACACGATCACGGTATTGGATGGGTCCAGTGGCAAAATCCGGGCCAATCTGGATGGTGGTCCCTTTCCGAACCATCTGATCGTCACGCCCGATGGTACGGTTTTCTCGGTGAACAAGGCGCGTGGACAGGATGATTCCAATGGCGACCGACTTTCGCGCATAGCACCGGACACGTAA
- a CDS encoding sulfotransferase: protein MLNVQDFLIIGGPPRSGTRFITNALNTHSNVVIQGEMHPNVLETTLDYLHRNNEFYKNIEEKKKDEVSSKIWKRKRAALFYQMICAGQKHGVKSTPKNTNLIGFKLPRVELRALSMARAVGGFKFLYCLRNFEAHFLSCASRWNSKIDKVAEQYRISIATALEMLSRDEIDFTAFSLDRMKADDRLHLAHVAARLKLSESEVWLKNIDPTRKANQAEKFVSDKRVSLTKEEKAFMADNSDLNDLYETFWTAYDTVQNGRNI from the coding sequence GTGCTCAACGTGCAAGACTTTTTAATTATTGGCGGCCCCCCTAGGAGTGGAACAAGGTTTATAACAAACGCTTTGAATACACATTCGAACGTGGTCATCCAGGGCGAGATGCATCCAAATGTATTGGAGACAACTCTAGACTATCTACATAGAAATAATGAGTTTTATAAAAACATAGAAGAAAAGAAAAAAGATGAGGTAAGCTCCAAAATCTGGAAACGTAAACGCGCTGCCTTATTCTATCAAATGATTTGTGCGGGCCAGAAACATGGCGTGAAGTCGACACCTAAAAATACAAACCTTATAGGCTTCAAACTGCCGCGTGTAGAATTGCGTGCTTTAAGTATGGCGCGTGCGGTAGGTGGATTTAAATTCTTATACTGTTTGCGAAATTTTGAAGCACATTTTCTTTCTTGCGCAAGCCGTTGGAACTCTAAAATTGATAAGGTTGCTGAGCAATATCGTATATCCATAGCTACGGCATTGGAGATGTTGTCCAGAGACGAGATTGATTTCACAGCCTTTTCTCTAGATCGCATGAAGGCTGATGATCGACTACATCTTGCCCATGTTGCGGCCCGTCTTAAATTAAGTGAATCTGAAGTATGGTTGAAAAATATAGATCCCACAAGAAAAGCTAATCAGGCAGAAAAGTTTGTATCTGATAAGCGCGTATCCCTGACTAAAGAAGAAAAGGCCTTCATGGCTGACAATAGCGATTTGAATGACTTATATGAGACCTTCTGGACGGCATATGACACTGTACAAAACGGACGAAATATTTAA
- a CDS encoding NAD-dependent epimerase/dehydratase family protein produces the protein MIIAGEGRLAGRHLTILGMGYSARALARLALAEGAHVSATTRDATKAEALRREGIDILAPAQTGALALDAMDDTTDLLVSAPPGPEGCPAYELAARALANAGRLGWIGYFSSTAVYGDCGGEWIDESRPPAPRSPDAKARLIAEDIWQEAARRHGAACDILRISGIYGPGRNHLAALRAGGLHVVDKPGQVFNRIHRDDIAGATLAAMLSLAAGERLINLADGNPCSSVDLLCGLADMLGLPLPVVVPYDPAALSPGMAAFFAESRRLRNDRMLALPGFVMCYPDWRAGYRAILAEE, from the coding sequence ATGATTATAGCGGGCGAGGGGCGGCTCGCGGGACGGCACCTGACGATACTCGGCATGGGTTATTCGGCCCGTGCGCTGGCGCGGCTTGCGCTTGCCGAGGGGGCCCATGTCTCGGCCACCACGCGGGATGCGACAAAGGCCGAGGCGCTGCGGCGCGAGGGAATCGACATACTTGCCCCGGCACAGACCGGCGCGCTCGCGCTGGATGCGATGGACGATACCACCGACCTGCTGGTGTCGGCCCCGCCCGGGCCGGAGGGATGCCCGGCATACGAGCTTGCGGCCCGGGCGCTGGCGAATGCCGGGCGGCTCGGCTGGATCGGCTATTTCTCCTCGACCGCGGTCTATGGCGATTGCGGCGGCGAATGGATCGACGAATCCCGCCCGCCGGCCCCGCGCAGCCCTGATGCGAAAGCGCGGCTGATCGCCGAGGACATCTGGCAGGAGGCAGCCCGCCGCCACGGCGCGGCCTGCGATATCCTGCGCATCTCGGGCATCTACGGGCCGGGGCGCAACCATCTGGCGGCGTTGCGTGCCGGCGGCCTTCACGTCGTTGACAAGCCGGGCCAGGTATTCAACCGAATCCATCGCGATGACATTGCCGGGGCCACGCTGGCGGCGATGCTGTCGCTGGCGGCGGGCGAACGGCTGATCAATCTCGCGGATGGCAATCCCTGTTCATCGGTCGATCTGCTTTGCGGTCTGGCCGATATGCTGGGCCTGCCTCTGCCAGTGGTCGTCCCCTATGATCCGGCGGCCCTTTCTCCGGGAATGGCCGCGTTCTTTGCCGAAAGCCGCCGCCTGAGAAACGACCGCATGCTCGCCCTGCCGGGCTTCGTCATGTGCTATCCCGACTGGCGAGCAGGTTATCGCGCCATTCTGGCAGAGGAGTAA
- a CDS encoding NnrS family protein, whose product MTLRPVLWHYPAGPFFAISAITACVFPWIWILPGGDAHLLHLRLGLFGFGGAAIIGYVLTALPAWSPHRPFLDTRMMVAAFLLARGLSVAFPAQIFPSFVLSVMIGVAIFMPALHAAGLSRLPIAAAPLSLAFGEAMIVAGWIPYSWAVLLMAGLILLVGGKAVPVFVASDLARQGRHPSPLPPLWLPFVLVLPVMLLPGLAVWAVGIILAASIFWRSGLTDRPNQATVLLGGAWSSLALTLPGLLLLTGTELRQPIEHLFLIVTMGGTIFAFAGRAAMPRSSSGGLRPRSLQISGLALILLAGLLRGTAALAPPWLWFSLSACSWSAGWLCFLAVHLPALWRPAPFPILSASRKPEKAKDDDGAPRSGHGARRPASKTN is encoded by the coding sequence ATGACCCTTCGCCCCGTTCTCTGGCATTATCCTGCAGGGCCGTTCTTTGCGATTTCGGCCATAACCGCATGTGTATTCCCCTGGATATGGATTCTTCCGGGCGGAGACGCGCATCTTTTACATCTGCGCCTCGGGCTCTTCGGGTTCGGCGGCGCTGCGATCATCGGTTATGTCCTGACGGCTCTCCCGGCCTGGAGCCCGCATCGCCCGTTTTTGGATACACGGATGATGGTCGCCGCCTTCCTGCTGGCCCGCGGGCTGAGCGTCGCCTTTCCAGCCCAGATTTTCCCGTCATTCGTTCTTTCTGTCATGATCGGAGTGGCGATCTTCATGCCGGCCTTGCACGCTGCGGGACTTTCCCGCCTGCCGATCGCTGCCGCGCCGCTGTCGCTCGCATTCGGCGAAGCGATGATCGTCGCCGGGTGGATTCCGTACTCATGGGCGGTCCTGCTCATGGCCGGGTTGATCCTGCTGGTCGGCGGGAAGGCAGTGCCGGTCTTTGTCGCAAGCGATCTCGCCCGGCAGGGAAGGCACCCCTCGCCACTGCCGCCGCTCTGGCTGCCATTTGTGCTGGTGTTGCCCGTCATGCTGCTCCCGGGCCTCGCTGTCTGGGCTGTCGGCATCATACTTGCCGCCTCGATTTTCTGGCGCAGCGGTTTGACCGACCGCCCAAATCAGGCCACTGTGCTGCTTGGCGGTGCCTGGAGTTCGCTTGCGCTGACACTGCCCGGGCTGCTGTTGCTGACAGGCACGGAATTGCGTCAGCCCATTGAGCACCTCTTCCTGATCGTGACCATGGGCGGCACCATATTTGCCTTTGCAGGCCGTGCCGCGATGCCCCGCTCCTCTTCGGGCGGCCTTCGGCCACGATCTCTGCAGATCTCGGGGCTGGCACTGATCCTGTTGGCCGGACTGCTGCGCGGCACGGCCGCTCTCGCTCCTCCGTGGCTATGGTTTTCTCTTTCGGCCTGTTCATGGAGCGCCGGTTGGCTCTGCTTCCTGGCCGTACATCTGCCGGCATTGTGGCGCCCGGCGCCCTTCCCGATCCTCAGCGCCTCGCGCAAGCCCGAAAAAGCAAAAGATGATGACGGTGCGCCGCGGTCCGGGCATGGGGCACGGCGCCCGGCCTCTAAAACCAACTAA
- a CDS encoding TonB-dependent receptor domain-containing protein, giving the protein MGQLKNHAAGGLTCLGFWAAFMAGPGLAQELVLEETPVSEETEETGAGEEPITMLDQLVVSASGYAQTLPDAPATVSVIDGEQINSKPYASVTDVLRDVPGVVVSAPSARSGAETITIRGLGENYVLTLVDGRPVGNSREATYNGFGSGQSWSYLPPPSAIERIEVIRGPMSSLYGSAASGGVINIITKPVSDVWSGTLTLGTSTYQDSDAGSANEGRFYLSGPLIGERLGLTLYGSRHERSRKRMQVAGRGGSITEQAQDVERKSLGARLTWAITDMQQLDFETSYNGSDTKTVATGGTPGGIKLKRMNYSLSHRISWGNGHETTSFLSYEDVDFSNGDNVSGYDMLNLNTKTNMSLGRHDLTFGMDYIDETTRHSPNRVNVDPKMTRWQWALFGEDNFHLTDDLTLTLGLRHDQNERYGSHVTPRLYAVWHATPSLTIKGGVSGGYKTPTLKQADSNIFEPSGGDGRARDQGNTDLKPETSTNYEIGAVWESASGVQLGLTAYHTRFKDKIERETICNNEAPIPGLPSDCGMNGPGDPIKWISQYVNRDAAELNGVEMTADFSVRDLDVTFNYTYADSKITKGDNVGETFNSSPRHIANLGLDWTVTDKFSLWGNAQYRSATTDSGSNQIGEHTIFDIGADYSFNDNAMLSLAVYNVGDKSFGLTHYNDGGASMPV; this is encoded by the coding sequence ATGGGACAGTTGAAAAATCATGCGGCAGGAGGGCTGACCTGTCTGGGCTTCTGGGCCGCATTCATGGCAGGGCCGGGCCTTGCACAGGAACTGGTTCTGGAAGAAACCCCGGTTTCGGAAGAGACCGAGGAGACCGGTGCGGGAGAAGAGCCGATCACCATGCTGGACCAGCTCGTGGTTTCCGCAAGCGGCTATGCGCAGACCCTGCCTGATGCGCCGGCAACCGTCAGCGTGATCGACGGGGAGCAGATCAACTCGAAACCCTATGCCAGCGTGACCGATGTGCTTCGGGACGTGCCGGGAGTGGTGGTTTCGGCGCCATCGGCAAGATCAGGTGCGGAAACCATCACCATCCGGGGGCTGGGCGAGAATTACGTATTGACGCTGGTCGATGGCCGGCCGGTGGGGAACTCGCGCGAGGCGACATATAACGGTTTCGGTTCAGGACAAAGCTGGTCCTATCTGCCGCCCCCTTCGGCAATCGAACGGATCGAGGTGATCCGCGGGCCGATGTCCTCGCTCTATGGTTCCGCCGCATCGGGGGGTGTGATCAACATCATCACCAAGCCGGTTTCGGACGTATGGTCCGGAACCCTGACGCTCGGCACCTCGACCTATCAGGACAGCGATGCGGGGAGCGCAAACGAAGGCCGGTTCTACCTGAGCGGCCCGCTGATCGGAGAGCGGCTCGGCCTCACGCTCTACGGTTCCCGTCACGAGCGCAGCCGGAAAAGGATGCAGGTCGCCGGACGCGGAGGAAGCATTACCGAACAGGCGCAGGATGTCGAGCGCAAGTCGCTTGGCGCGCGTCTGACATGGGCCATTACCGATATGCAGCAACTTGATTTCGAAACCAGCTACAACGGGAGCGATACAAAGACGGTTGCGACTGGCGGGACGCCGGGCGGCATCAAGCTCAAGCGCATGAATTACAGCCTGTCACACCGGATCAGCTGGGGGAACGGCCACGAAACCACCTCTTTCCTGTCATATGAGGATGTGGATTTCAGCAATGGCGACAATGTGTCGGGTTACGACATGCTCAACCTGAACACCAAGACCAACATGAGCCTTGGCCGCCACGACCTGACCTTCGGCATGGACTATATTGACGAGACGACGCGGCACTCGCCGAATCGTGTCAACGTCGACCCGAAGATGACCCGCTGGCAATGGGCGCTGTTTGGTGAGGACAACTTCCATCTGACCGATGACCTGACGCTGACGCTGGGGCTGCGCCATGACCAGAACGAACGTTACGGATCGCATGTCACGCCGCGTCTCTACGCCGTCTGGCATGCCACGCCATCGCTGACCATCAAGGGCGGCGTGAGCGGGGGCTACAAGACTCCGACACTGAAACAGGCCGACAGCAACATATTCGAACCATCGGGCGGGGACGGCCGGGCGCGCGATCAGGGCAACACCGACCTCAAGCCGGAAACCAGCACGAACTACGAGATCGGCGCGGTCTGGGAAAGCGCAAGCGGCGTGCAACTGGGGCTCACCGCCTATCATACGCGCTTCAAGGACAAGATCGAGCGCGAGACGATCTGCAACAACGAGGCACCCATACCGGGCCTGCCGTCGGATTGCGGAATGAACGGCCCGGGTGACCCGATCAAATGGATCAGCCAATACGTCAACCGGGACGCGGCCGAACTGAACGGGGTGGAAATGACAGCGGATTTCTCGGTGCGGGATCTCGATGTCACGTTCAACTACACCTATGCGGACAGCAAGATCACCAAGGGCGACAATGTCGGTGAGACCTTTAACAGCAGCCCGCGACACATTGCCAACCTGGGGCTTGATTGGACCGTTACGGACAAGTTCTCTCTCTGGGGAAATGCGCAATATCGCAGCGCCACCACAGATTCGGGCAGCAACCAGATCGGCGAGCATACGATTTTCGATATCGGAGCGGATTACAGTTTCAACGACAATGCCATGTTGAGCCTTGCCGTTTACAATGTCGGCGACAAGAGCTTCGGGCTGACGCATTACAACGACGGCGGCGCTTCTATGCCGGTCTGA
- the hutW gene encoding heme anaerobic degradation radical SAM methyltransferase ChuW/HutW, producing the protein MFASARSDRQAASTRLRAPSPGHRDSRPTLESLFAEETGDPLARAFGGRRPVHSFTGMRPVAETEVPALWAGMHARPRSRPAVGYVHVPFCENHCLFCGFYQNPWHAAKGAPYVDAVIAQLEAFARTPARDGPPLQAVYLGGGTPTALATGDIVRLITALRRHLPLTPDCEITLEGRITTLDADKALAAYDAGVTRISLGVQSFNEKVRRPQGRRAGTDDLMQDLAALVALDRGAVAIDLIYGLPRQLPEDVADDMHRAADLGLDGVSLYSLHLIPGTPLLTAIEKGKMEPAPTTGLGDYLAAGEDAALSEGWERISASHWRGSLRERSVYNVAVKVGHDCLAFGAGAAGFLDGLHYRISTDLATYQADAGGIRPLAPGLMRASLIAPVLNAVKSGMEFGRLDPRAVDCAIAGLCGAEATSFHTHAAPLIVQWTRAGLFEPDHRFHRLTRAGRFWQVAMTGRLISWLGQHPDLGDLT; encoded by the coding sequence ATGTTCGCATCCGCCCGTTCCGACCGGCAAGCCGCCTCCACCCGCCTGCGCGCCCCGTCTCCGGGGCACAGGGACAGCAGGCCGACGCTCGAGAGCCTGTTCGCCGAGGAGACCGGCGACCCGCTGGCCCGGGCCTTCGGCGGTCGCCGTCCGGTGCATAGCTTCACCGGCATGCGCCCCGTCGCGGAGACCGAGGTGCCCGCGCTCTGGGCCGGAATGCACGCCCGGCCGCGTTCGCGCCCGGCGGTTGGCTATGTCCATGTCCCGTTCTGTGAAAACCATTGCCTGTTCTGCGGCTTTTACCAGAATCCCTGGCACGCGGCCAAAGGAGCGCCCTATGTCGATGCGGTGATCGCGCAGCTTGAGGCGTTTGCCCGCACCCCGGCCCGTGACGGCCCGCCGCTGCAGGCCGTTTACCTTGGCGGCGGCACGCCGACCGCGCTCGCCACCGGCGACATCGTGCGGCTGATCACGGCCCTCCGCCGCCACCTGCCGCTGACGCCCGACTGCGAGATCACGCTCGAGGGGCGCATCACCACGCTCGATGCCGACAAGGCGCTTGCGGCCTATGACGCCGGCGTTACCCGCATTTCGCTCGGCGTGCAGAGCTTCAACGAAAAGGTGCGCCGCCCGCAGGGCCGCCGCGCCGGCACGGATGACCTGATGCAGGATCTCGCGGCGCTGGTGGCGCTGGACCGGGGTGCGGTCGCGATCGACCTGATCTATGGCCTGCCCCGGCAACTGCCCGAGGATGTGGCCGACGACATGCATCGCGCCGCCGATCTGGGGCTGGACGGGGTATCGCTCTATTCCCTGCACCTGATCCCCGGCACGCCGCTGCTGACCGCGATCGAAAAGGGCAAGATGGAGCCCGCGCCGACCACCGGCCTCGGCGATTATCTGGCCGCCGGCGAGGATGCCGCCCTGTCCGAGGGCTGGGAGCGGATCTCGGCCAGTCACTGGCGCGGTTCCCTGCGCGAACGCAGCGTCTACAACGTCGCCGTCAAGGTCGGCCATGACTGCCTGGCTTTCGGCGCCGGTGCGGCCGGATTTCTGGACGGGCTGCATTACCGCATCAGCACGGATCTCGCGACCTATCAGGCCGATGCCGGCGGCATCCGGCCGCTGGCGCCGGGGCTGATGCGCGCGAGTTTGATCGCGCCGGTGCTCAATGCGGTGAAGTCGGGGATGGAATTCGGCCGCCTCGACCCGCGCGCCGTGGACTGCGCGATTGCCGGTCTGTGCGGTGCCGAAGCCACCAGCTTTCACACTCATGCCGCGCCCCTGATCGTGCAATGGACCCGCGCCGGCCTGTTCGAGCCCGACCACCGCTTTCACCGCCTGACCCGGGCCGGCCGTTTCTGGCAGGTGGCCATGACCGGGCGGCTCATCAGCTGGCTGGGCCAGCACCCTGACCTTGGAGACCTGACATGA
- a CDS encoding SRPBCC family protein, translating to MILRASPGLVRADAVEGRDHDLKTLTEVWLYTNDEDGQVVEENQKRALSPACRPGPNSPVQEPGLIQFLGWYAALMVRRLQPDAAGAIAAE from the coding sequence ATGATCCTGCGCGCCTCACCCGGGCTGGTGCGCGCCGATGCCGTGGAAGGACGCGACCATGACCTGAAGACGCTGACCGAAGTCTGGCTCTACACCAATGATGAGGACGGGCAGGTGGTCGAGGAGAACCAGAAGAGGGCCCTTTCCCCCGCCTGTCGCCCCGGTCCCAATTCGCCGGTGCAGGAACCGGGGCTGATCCAGTTCCTCGGCTGGTATGCGGCCCTGATGGTTCGCCGCCTGCAGCCCGACGCCGCCGGCGCCATCGCGGCCGAGTGA
- a CDS encoding TonB-dependent receptor, whose protein sequence is MATMHNRRPGPRALGLLLSLTTALPVLAQESAPEDAPQYLDTITVTSTGLPTEVLKNPASITVVDGEELRRTAPLSVAKLLRDVPGVRISEEGIERISIRGESARRVAIMIDGQKLTDHTNYGQPVLIDPASIERIEIVRGSSSVTSGSQAIGGVVNIITKKGAAEPFELTTTAGYISATEGWRASATAAGTVDAGAGEFDYRLTFGRMRQGDRHTPSGIMDQSDTSDRTVSGHLGYRMGRHYVGVTALSYDLSANVPTGDPEFIIELPKRDLRKVGLFYEGTDLTPWLERLRLDVYRQTIDRLFRNDVTIHPAPMTLNVVSASRDRQLTWGASLRAEMRFSDRTRTVVGLEYEDDRLEADKDTITTVSGPMLPFPSVSTRLRYDDAVVRTTSIFGQHEIDLGGDLTLTLGGRWYNVKARHETAREDGADLPRESSSDSLALFSAGLVWSPDDSLALRANVSQGYIYPSLGQLFLSTTAGGEGTTIGNPALEPERATTYELGARYDFGGLLLDSTLFYSNARNYIASMVIDASDPRNVISQYRNVDRAKTWGLELHAEYDLAGQGLTPYVTAAAMRREFSFANGYSTTDSGTPALSGRIGLRKDWALTDVYGEVDLFVRGETRVRMRDETAAVTDRTGGYGTLNLHGSMTFANDVTAVIELNNITNRTYQPYGEMTGAGRSVNLFLTRTF, encoded by the coding sequence ATGGCGACCATGCACAACCGGAGGCCCGGGCCGCGCGCCCTTGGCCTGCTGCTTTCCCTGACCACGGCCCTGCCGGTTCTCGCTCAGGAGAGCGCACCCGAAGACGCGCCCCAGTATCTCGACACGATCACGGTCACTTCGACCGGGCTGCCGACCGAAGTTCTGAAGAACCCGGCGTCGATCACCGTCGTCGACGGAGAAGAGCTGCGCCGGACCGCGCCGCTCTCGGTGGCGAAGCTGCTGCGCGACGTGCCCGGGGTGCGGATCTCGGAAGAGGGGATCGAGCGCATCTCGATCCGGGGCGAAAGCGCCCGTCGCGTCGCGATCATGATCGACGGGCAGAAGCTGACCGATCATACCAACTATGGCCAGCCGGTGCTGATCGACCCGGCCTCGATCGAGCGCATCGAGATCGTGCGGGGTTCCTCGTCCGTCACATCGGGCAGTCAGGCGATCGGCGGGGTCGTCAACATCATCACGAAGAAAGGGGCGGCAGAACCCTTCGAACTGACGACCACCGCCGGTTACATTTCGGCGACCGAGGGCTGGCGCGCCTCGGCCACGGCGGCGGGCACCGTCGATGCCGGGGCGGGCGAATTCGACTATCGCCTGACCTTCGGACGGATGCGGCAGGGCGACCGGCACACGCCGAGCGGGATCATGGATCAGTCGGACACCAGCGACCGCACGGTTTCCGGCCATCTCGGCTATCGGATGGGCAGGCACTATGTCGGGGTGACGGCGCTCAGCTATGACCTTTCGGCCAATGTGCCGACCGGCGACCCGGAATTCATCATCGAATTGCCAAAGCGCGACCTGCGCAAGGTGGGGCTGTTCTATGAGGGCACCGACCTTACCCCGTGGCTCGAACGGCTGCGCCTTGATGTCTATCGCCAGACCATCGACCGTCTGTTCCGCAACGATGTCACGATCCACCCGGCGCCGATGACGCTGAACGTGGTGTCGGCCTCGCGCGACCGGCAACTGACCTGGGGCGCCAGCCTGCGGGCCGAGATGCGGTTTTCCGACCGCACGCGGACGGTGGTCGGGCTGGAATACGAAGACGACCGGCTTGAGGCCGACAAGGACACGATCACCACGGTCAGCGGGCCCATGCTGCCTTTCCCGAGCGTCAGCACAAGGCTGCGTTACGATGATGCCGTGGTGCGGACCACCTCGATCTTCGGCCAGCACGAGATCGACCTCGGCGGCGACCTGACGCTGACCCTTGGCGGGCGCTGGTACAACGTGAAGGCCCGGCACGAAACCGCCCGCGAAGACGGCGCCGATCTGCCGCGCGAAAGCAGTTCGGACAGTCTCGCGCTGTTCTCGGCCGGGCTGGTCTGGTCGCCCGACGACAGCCTGGCGCTGCGGGCCAATGTCTCGCAGGGTTATATCTATCCCTCGCTGGGGCAGCTTTTCCTTTCGACCACCGCCGGCGGCGAGGGCACGACGATCGGCAACCCTGCGCTCGAACCCGAGCGCGCGACCACCTACGAGCTTGGCGCGCGCTATGATTTCGGCGGGCTGCTGCTTGATTCGACGCTGTTCTACAGCAATGCCCGCAACTACATCGCCTCGATGGTGATCGACGCAAGCGATCCGCGCAACGTCATCAGCCAGTATCGGAACGTGGACAGGGCAAAGACCTGGGGGTTGGAACTCCATGCGGAATACGACCTCGCCGGACAGGGGCTGACGCCCTATGTCACGGCGGCGGCGATGCGGCGCGAATTCTCCTTTGCCAACGGCTATTCGACCACCGACAGCGGCACGCCCGCACTGTCGGGCCGGATCGGCCTGCGCAAGGACTGGGCGCTGACGGACGTATATGGCGAGGTGGATCTGTTCGTCCGCGGGGAAACCCGTGTGCGGATGCGGGATGAAACCGCCGCCGTCACGGACCGCACCGGCGGCTATGGCACGCTCAACCTGCATGGCTCGATGACCTTCGCCAACGATGTGACAGCGGTCATCGAACTGAACAACATCACCAACCGCACCTATCAGCCCTATGGCGAGATGACCGGAGCAGGGCGTTCGGTGAACCTGTTCCTGACCAGGACCTTCTGA